A genome region from Armatimonadota bacterium includes the following:
- a CDS encoding DUF1848 domain-containing protein: MNVISASRRTDIPAFYSEWFINRIRKGYVRWMNPFSNVVYDVPLLPKDVLAIVFWSKNYLPLLPYLDELDAGGYRMVFHFTITGLPKVFEPRVPDTADMVKCARILSTRYGAESVLWRYDPILISTATDNEYHFRRFRELCAQLEGVVKRCYFSFVCYYEKVLRNIKALAVETRIECFDLPQSERITLANILADIAANHGIEMYSCCGDYLVGSKIKKAHCIDGELLKQLFPDRVTNLVEHPTRKECGCYESKDIGTYGTCPHGCVYCYANSNKRAAIRSYEAHDPGADILCLKC, translated from the coding sequence ATGAATGTTATTTCTGCTAGCAGAAGAACAGATATCCCCGCTTTTTACTCGGAATGGTTCATAAACCGGATTCGAAAGGGTTACGTTCGCTGGATGAATCCGTTTTCAAATGTAGTATATGATGTACCGCTACTTCCAAAAGATGTATTGGCGATTGTCTTCTGGTCGAAGAATTACCTGCCTCTTTTGCCTTATCTCGACGAACTTGATGCTGGTGGTTATCGAATGGTTTTTCATTTTACAATTACAGGATTGCCAAAAGTGTTCGAACCGAGGGTGCCAGACACGGCAGATATGGTAAAATGCGCCCGAATACTTTCAACGCGATATGGAGCTGAGAGCGTTCTGTGGCGTTATGACCCCATCTTAATATCTACAGCGACAGATAACGAATACCATTTTAGGCGGTTTCGCGAACTTTGTGCTCAATTAGAAGGCGTGGTGAAGCGCTGTTATTTCAGCTTTGTTTGCTACTATGAAAAAGTTTTGCGCAATATTAAGGCTCTTGCTGTTGAAACAAGAATTGAATGTTTTGATTTACCCCAATCTGAGCGAATTACGCTAGCCAATATCCTTGCAGATATCGCAGCCAATCATGGAATCGAGATGTATTCTTGTTGTGGAGATTACCTTGTTGGGAGCAAAATAAAGAAGGCGCACTGTATTGATGGAGAGCTCCTAAAGCAATTGTTTCCTGATAGAGTAACTAATTTAGTCGAACATCCCACGAGGAAAGAATGTGGGTGCTATGAGAGTAAGGATATTGGAACATATGGCACTTGCCCCCATGGTTGCGTATACTGCTATGCAAACTCGAATAAACGTGCTGCGATTCGTAGTTATGAAGCTCATGACCCAGGAGCTGATATATTATGCCTCAAATGTTGA